One region of Neorhodopirellula lusitana genomic DNA includes:
- a CDS encoding di-heme oxidoredictase family protein, with amino-acid sequence MNPRLLCSFAGILWLSSAWAVSPQSIMEGKLLFEKEWHPSNPIHGSDGLGPLFNATSCVACHQQGGTGGAGGAEFNAKSIGIEAIEIYGDPITSLSLASLISRFHPDFVQGEGNIVNVANLPHHGGSQTLRQFHDAMTARAGAEFSEEGGPLEASEVQIANASPILFEQEVDGYRIRIAARMYERNTTALFGAGQIDMVSDELLDTQVKKQRAHREISGRPSTLEDGRYGKFGWRANVATLLEFTDQACANEMGLQTRRKPQASDVTNPTYQNSAFDISDKQVKSLGDFVAALPAPRRQPPNNPRDLAALHNGETLFNSIGCSVCHVQDMGPAQGIYSDLLLHDMGGSTIDLNHAEPYIVDRELAYNEVESTVPKGFTYQTNLAYYGETSTIQIPTGTDNSIGMNSASLRSPRYDNIQRPLTFSFYAPESPPSLTAFRFIGSKLNPDTKNNWVALERTKQQRSPQKARTRIEAYEQMNIESTRFNQEWRTAPLWGLRDSAPYYHDGRAETVLEAIAMHSGESEGTRDRFLNLSYEDRQDVLAFLDSLVAPH; translated from the coding sequence ATGAACCCCCGACTTCTATGCAGCTTTGCTGGCATCTTATGGCTCAGTTCGGCGTGGGCGGTATCGCCTCAGTCAATCATGGAGGGCAAACTGCTATTCGAAAAAGAGTGGCATCCCAGCAATCCCATTCACGGCAGCGACGGTCTTGGGCCTTTGTTCAACGCCACCTCGTGTGTGGCGTGCCATCAACAAGGCGGCACCGGGGGTGCCGGCGGAGCGGAATTCAATGCGAAATCAATCGGCATCGAAGCCATCGAAATCTACGGCGATCCGATCACGAGCCTCTCACTAGCCTCGCTCATTTCGCGTTTTCATCCGGACTTTGTGCAGGGCGAAGGAAATATCGTCAACGTGGCAAACCTCCCGCATCACGGCGGCAGCCAAACTTTGCGTCAATTTCACGATGCGATGACAGCCCGGGCAGGTGCAGAGTTCAGCGAAGAAGGCGGCCCTTTGGAAGCTTCCGAAGTTCAAATCGCAAATGCTTCCCCGATCCTGTTTGAACAGGAAGTCGACGGCTATCGGATTCGCATTGCTGCAAGAATGTATGAACGCAACACTACCGCGTTATTTGGTGCGGGCCAGATTGACATGGTTTCCGACGAGTTGCTCGACACGCAAGTCAAGAAACAGCGGGCGCATCGTGAGATAAGTGGTCGCCCCTCCACGCTTGAAGATGGAAGATACGGCAAGTTCGGCTGGCGAGCCAACGTTGCTACGTTGCTTGAATTCACCGATCAAGCTTGTGCAAATGAAATGGGCTTGCAAACACGCCGGAAACCCCAGGCAAGTGATGTAACAAACCCAACTTATCAAAACTCCGCATTCGACATTTCGGATAAACAAGTCAAGTCACTTGGTGACTTTGTGGCTGCCTTACCAGCACCTCGACGACAGCCCCCCAACAATCCGCGAGACCTTGCGGCACTTCACAATGGTGAAACGCTATTCAACAGCATCGGCTGCTCGGTGTGCCATGTCCAAGACATGGGACCAGCCCAGGGCATCTATAGCGATTTGCTACTACATGACATGGGAGGTTCGACAATCGACCTGAACCATGCCGAACCGTACATCGTTGATCGAGAGCTTGCGTATAACGAAGTCGAATCCACAGTTCCCAAAGGCTTCACCTACCAAACGAACCTCGCATACTATGGTGAAACGTCGACCATTCAGATACCTACTGGAACGGACAACTCGATCGGAATGAATTCTGCGTCGCTAAGATCACCACGATACGACAATATACAAAGGCCACTCACGTTCTCGTTCTACGCGCCGGAAAGCCCACCAAGCCTAACAGCATTTCGATTTATCGGTTCCAAACTTAACCCCGACACCAAAAACAATTGGGTCGCATTAGAAAGAACAAAACAGCAGAGATCGCCCCAAAAGGCGCGGACCAGAATCGAGGCATATGAGCAGATGAATATCGAATCGACTCGGTTCAACCAGGAATGGCGTACGGCGCCCTTGTGGGGTCTACGAGATTCGGCTCCTTATTACCATGACGGCCGAGCCGAAACGGTGCTGGAAGCGATTGCCATGCATAGCGGCGAATCGGAAGGTACACGGGACCGATTCCTAAACCTTTCATACGAAGATCGCCAAGACGTTCTTGCGTTCCTCGATTCACTCGTTGCGCCCCATTAG
- a CDS encoding serine/threonine-protein kinase, translated as MSEPMPVDMIFREAALASNLVSEQQWRTAALEVKRDRTAAGATAPVEEEERAEVVDQIAAVLIRDEVLTEYQAQQLRAGRTKLTLGPYIVTDFLGQGGMGQVFAGYHEIMGRRCAIKVLPLDKSDDEARESFHREIRLQASLDCPYLVRAFDAGREGSVHFLVTEFVPGTDLRRLVKENGKLSVQQAASIVAQAAAGLAYAHESGLIHRDIKPANILVTPEGHAKVADVGLAALAHSCDDDDPRAGKIVGTADYLSPEQIRTPHLVGPQSDLYSLGCTLYYCATGKVPFPNGDTRSKCKRHLTQAPWDPRKHTPDLPSEFVEIIADMIEKDTRKRVQTAAEVVRRLSAFAAPGQDQGDQWMAELGLELDASSTPDYSTDRLLGTVGVQRKLVPTEMDPNATWRTSSSGQSGSVSGLTDVEDHEQMAGRDAQPVLTGLAHAIPNQPSTVNPSQGAEFGHVTAVPPPIAEPSALNASAKRVTRTTLIMAILIAAIVGAALGVGATWLLR; from the coding sequence ATGAGCGAGCCCATGCCGGTCGATATGATCTTTCGTGAAGCTGCCTTGGCTAGCAACTTGGTCAGTGAGCAGCAGTGGCGTACCGCCGCGTTGGAGGTCAAGCGAGATCGGACTGCGGCGGGTGCGACGGCACCGGTGGAAGAAGAGGAACGCGCCGAAGTCGTCGACCAGATCGCGGCGGTTTTGATCCGTGACGAAGTGTTAACGGAATACCAGGCTCAACAGCTTCGTGCCGGTCGAACGAAGTTGACGTTGGGCCCTTACATCGTGACTGACTTTTTGGGTCAGGGTGGAATGGGGCAGGTGTTCGCCGGGTATCACGAAATCATGGGGCGGCGTTGCGCGATCAAGGTGTTGCCGCTGGATAAGTCAGACGACGAGGCCCGCGAGAGCTTTCATCGTGAAATCCGCTTGCAGGCTTCGTTGGATTGTCCGTATCTGGTGCGGGCGTTTGATGCCGGCCGCGAAGGTAGCGTCCATTTTTTGGTGACGGAGTTCGTGCCGGGAACGGATCTGCGACGCTTGGTCAAAGAAAACGGCAAGTTGTCGGTCCAGCAGGCCGCTTCGATTGTCGCGCAAGCGGCGGCCGGATTGGCCTACGCACATGAATCAGGGTTGATCCATCGCGATATCAAACCAGCCAATATCTTGGTCACGCCCGAAGGGCACGCGAAGGTGGCCGACGTTGGTTTGGCTGCGCTTGCACACTCTTGCGATGACGATGATCCGCGTGCCGGAAAAATTGTCGGAACCGCCGACTACCTTTCGCCCGAGCAGATCCGTACGCCGCATCTGGTTGGGCCACAAAGCGATCTCTATTCGCTGGGCTGCACGCTGTATTACTGTGCCACGGGGAAGGTGCCGTTCCCCAACGGCGATACACGCAGTAAGTGCAAGCGACATCTCACCCAGGCACCTTGGGACCCTCGGAAACACACACCGGATCTGCCGTCGGAGTTTGTTGAAATCATTGCGGACATGATCGAAAAGGATACTCGCAAGCGAGTGCAAACGGCGGCCGAGGTGGTTCGGCGTTTGAGTGCGTTTGCTGCCCCCGGTCAAGATCAGGGCGACCAGTGGATGGCCGAACTGGGCCTCGAATTAGACGCGTCGTCCACACCGGATTACTCCACTGATCGATTGCTGGGTACGGTGGGCGTTCAGCGAAAACTGGTTCCCACCGAAATGGATCCAAACGCAACCTGGCGTACCAGTTCGAGTGGCCAAAGCGGTAGTGTGTCAGGCCTGACCGACGTGGAAGATCATGAACAAATGGCGGGGCGAGATGCCCAGCCGGTTCTAACAGGGTTGGCTCACGCGATTCCGAATCAACCGTCCACTGTCAATCCGTCGCAGGGCGCCGAATTCGGTCACGTGACAGCTGTTCCACCGCCAATCGCGGAACCGTCTGCGTTGAATGCTTCGGCGAAAAGGGTGACTCGCACAACCTTGATCATGGCGATCTTGATCGCCGCCATTGTCGGTGCGGCGTTGGGAGTTGGCGCAACCTGGTTGTTGCGCTGA